The Saprospiraceae bacterium genome includes a window with the following:
- a CDS encoding branched-chain amino acid aminotransferase, whose translation MSYEIKITRSKTSNLPSLDFNNIPFGKIFTDHMFEVDYKDGEWVNPEIKPLTHLSVHPGNMAWHYGQAIFEGMKATIHDGTALLFRPEMHSVRFNKSAKRMCMPEVPEELFLKAVHTLVDMEKAWIPPAKGSALYIRPFMIATDETIGVKASDTYKFIIFVMPVGPYYSQPVNLLAQDEFVRAVAGGVGEAKTAGNYAASLYPATMAKKEGYDQVMWLDAIHRKYIQEVGTMNIFFVIDNEIITPALDGAILAGITRDSILTVFRDKGFQVSERPITIDEVVEAHKAGKLSEVFGTGTAAVVAQVAKIKYKDYVIELNQSAFHYSNIAKDTINSIRDKSMEDKFGWIVPAKAY comes from the coding sequence ATGAGTTACGAAATTAAAATAACAAGGTCAAAAACTTCTAATCTTCCTTCACTGGATTTTAATAACATTCCTTTTGGAAAAATCTTCACAGATCACATGTTTGAAGTGGATTATAAAGATGGTGAATGGGTAAATCCGGAAATTAAACCATTGACCCATCTGTCTGTACACCCCGGCAATATGGCCTGGCATTACGGACAGGCTATTTTTGAAGGAATGAAGGCAACTATTCATGATGGTACTGCTTTACTTTTCAGACCTGAAATGCACTCTGTCAGATTTAATAAGTCTGCTAAAAGAATGTGTATGCCTGAAGTACCCGAAGAATTGTTTCTGAAGGCAGTACATACGTTGGTAGATATGGAAAAGGCATGGATACCACCTGCAAAGGGATCCGCACTTTATATTCGACCTTTTATGATAGCTACAGACGAAACTATCGGCGTAAAAGCTTCGGATACTTATAAGTTTATAATATTTGTTATGCCGGTTGGACCGTACTACAGTCAACCGGTCAATTTACTGGCACAGGATGAATTTGTAAGAGCTGTGGCTGGTGGAGTCGGAGAAGCGAAAACCGCCGGTAATTATGCAGCATCTTTGTACCCGGCTACTATGGCAAAAAAAGAAGGATATGATCAGGTGATGTGGCTGGACGCAATTCATAGAAAGTACATTCAGGAAGTAGGTACCATGAATATTTTTTTTGTGATAGACAATGAAATTATTACGCCGGCGTTAGACGGTGCAATCCTGGCAGGAATCACCAGAGATTCTATTTTGACAGTATTCAGAGACAAAGGATTTCAAGTATCTGAACGACCTATCACGATTGATGAGGTAGTAGAAGCCCATAAAGCTGGTAAACTTTCAGAAGTTTTTGGTACAGGTACGGCTGCCGTAGTGGCTCAGGTGGCAAAAATAAAATATAAAGATTATGTTATAGAACTCAATCAGTCCGCTTTCCATTACAGCAATATCGCAAAAGATACTATCAACAGCATCAGAGATAAATCTATGGAGGATAAATTTGGCTGGATTGTTCCTGCAAAGGCGTATTAA
- the rdgB gene encoding RdgB/HAM1 family non-canonical purine NTP pyrophosphatase, with product MNKDETLLFATANEHKLTELRKIFSDSGFRIAGLKELDIHEEIPETGATLQENAFIKAKYLFDKTGLRSLSEDTGLEVSALDGAPGVHTARYAGNERDPSKNIQKLLLELKNKDDRSARFRTVIALYDGLDCKYFQGIAKGKIAVETSGDGGFGYDPIFIPEGYDQTFAELSSEVKNKISHRAKAVEFLKAYLAI from the coding sequence ATGAATAAAGATGAAACCCTACTTTTTGCAACCGCAAATGAACATAAATTAACAGAACTGAGAAAAATATTCTCTGATTCGGGATTTCGTATTGCAGGACTGAAAGAGCTTGACATTCATGAAGAAATTCCTGAAACGGGTGCCACACTACAGGAAAATGCATTTATAAAAGCCAAATATTTATTTGATAAAACAGGCCTTCGTTCCCTTTCTGAAGACACCGGACTGGAAGTCTCTGCCTTGGATGGTGCGCCCGGAGTACATACTGCCAGATATGCAGGTAATGAAAGAGATCCTTCCAAAAACATTCAAAAATTATTGCTTGAACTGAAAAATAAAGATGACCGGTCAGCAAGATTCCGAACTGTGATAGCGTTATATGACGGTCTGGACTGTAAATATTTTCAAGGAATAGCAAAGGGTAAAATTGCTGTCGAAACGTCAGGTGACGGAGGATTCGGGTATGACCCGATTTTCATTCCGGAAGGTTATGACCAGACTTTTGCAGAATTATCATCAGAAGTAAAAAATAAAATCAGCCACAGAGCAAAAGCGGTGGAATTTCTTAAAGCATATTTAGCGATTTAA
- a CDS encoding carboxypeptidase regulatory-like domain-containing protein, with translation MSYRIIFLLLFTVSLFSCHKDSDSLTEETISVFNPDVVEEIQGDILGYVYDESNQPVKDATVQIYSGTTTTNQYGVFSFKNANVDRNGTYIRVLKSGYIFGSDVVYPDKAKVYSYIKILKLETNKSFESQNGGTISVTGGGSVEFAADGIIKSDGNTYNGKVNVTAKLLSPLANDLSDVMPGALVGIASNGNTVVLGTVGMVAVELRDENGNTLNLKPGKKAKIKIPALSESKPSTIPLWYFDESKGLWKEEGVATLINGNYEGEVSHFSFWNCDAPFPLVNVCGKVLFQDGSPAKQVKIAVYADGLNASFGYTDENGVFCGKMPKGKVLTFKILNPYCEGFIFQKQLGPFDSNTELDPFTLEINKTIVSGTVKCNGESNGNSTIVIKINDITKVVQTKENGTFEINLTSLICSNAITATIFAFDNVSGQAGTPVAINSTTTNNFILETCTNPCDFDANLTYDCEVTNLTANVTGGSGNFSYQWSTGAITAILNLESDSIGGTYCVTITEVSNNCSKTFCKQVNPKLGVAIGNNCQNVNKIIANVYGGVAPYTYNWSTSSTTSFIEISSEGNYCVTVTDGSGCTVISCKDITLDGLFIEGTPSSCDKDQFSLPSSPFAMGRISGSNTGGSVPGLSISITYPIVQSVFQTGFNFSVAIWDEFCEKGKQIQLPQFKGLKEPTIKNTTCESCTDGGITILLDNQADCLMCTAGSTKVFKVTDLSNDLSGQNNAQMLGKGEYYIVVTDATTGCYIAFRKVKVL, from the coding sequence ATGAGTTACCGAATAATTTTTCTTTTGCTATTTACAGTAAGTTTATTTTCCTGCCATAAGGACTCAGATTCTCTGACAGAAGAAACTATTTCAGTTTTTAATCCTGATGTAGTGGAAGAAATTCAGGGTGATATCCTGGGTTATGTGTATGATGAGTCTAATCAACCCGTAAAAGATGCCACCGTTCAGATATACAGTGGAACAACGACAACAAATCAATATGGTGTATTCAGTTTCAAAAACGCAAATGTAGATAGAAACGGAACGTACATCAGAGTTCTCAAATCAGGGTATATTTTTGGTTCAGACGTAGTGTATCCTGATAAAGCTAAAGTCTATTCTTATATTAAAATACTAAAATTAGAGACAAATAAAAGTTTTGAAAGTCAGAACGGAGGTACTATTTCGGTGACTGGCGGGGGAAGTGTCGAATTTGCAGCCGATGGTATTATTAAGAGTGACGGAAACACATATAACGGCAAAGTAAATGTAACAGCCAAACTTCTGAGCCCTTTAGCGAATGATCTATCAGATGTAATGCCGGGAGCATTGGTTGGTATTGCGTCAAATGGCAATACGGTTGTGTTAGGTACAGTGGGTATGGTTGCAGTGGAATTGAGAGACGAAAACGGGAACACGCTGAACCTGAAGCCAGGCAAAAAAGCAAAAATAAAAATTCCAGCATTATCTGAAAGCAAACCATCTACTATTCCATTATGGTATTTTGACGAAAGTAAAGGTTTGTGGAAAGAAGAAGGAGTTGCAACATTAATCAATGGAAACTATGAAGGAGAAGTAAGTCATTTCAGTTTTTGGAATTGTGATGCACCATTTCCATTGGTAAATGTCTGTGGCAAAGTTCTGTTTCAGGATGGAAGTCCTGCCAAACAAGTAAAAATAGCAGTATATGCAGATGGACTGAATGCGAGTTTCGGATATACAGATGAAAACGGAGTGTTCTGCGGCAAAATGCCGAAAGGTAAAGTTTTGACTTTTAAAATTTTAAATCCTTATTGTGAAGGATTCATTTTCCAAAAACAACTCGGCCCGTTTGATAGTAATACAGAATTAGATCCTTTTACTTTGGAAATAAATAAAACTATTGTTTCAGGAACGGTAAAATGTAACGGAGAGAGCAATGGCAATTCTACCATTGTAATTAAAATAAACGACATTACTAAGGTCGTACAAACAAAAGAGAACGGAACATTTGAAATTAATCTGACCAGTTTGATTTGTTCAAATGCGATTACAGCTACAATATTTGCTTTTGACAATGTATCCGGACAAGCGGGCACTCCGGTTGCAATCAATTCAACCACCACCAATAATTTTATACTTGAGACCTGCACCAACCCTTGTGACTTTGATGCAAATCTGACTTATGATTGTGAAGTGACCAATCTGACAGCCAATGTGACAGGTGGTTCAGGAAATTTTTCATACCAATGGAGTACCGGAGCAATTACAGCCATTCTCAATCTGGAATCTGACAGTATCGGTGGAACTTATTGTGTCACAATTACTGAAGTATCCAATAATTGCTCCAAAACTTTTTGTAAACAAGTAAACCCAAAACTTGGAGTTGCTATCGGAAATAACTGTCAGAATGTAAATAAGATTATTGCGAATGTTTATGGTGGAGTTGCTCCTTATACTTATAATTGGAGTACTAGTTCAACAACATCTTTTATAGAAATTTCTTCAGAGGGTAATTATTGTGTAACTGTAACTGATGGATCAGGTTGTACAGTGATAAGCTGCAAGGATATTACTTTGGATGGGTTATTTATTGAAGGAACTCCTTCATCTTGCGACAAAGATCAGTTTTCGCTTCCAAGCAGTCCATTTGCTATGGGAAGAATCAGTGGATCAAACACAGGTGGTTCAGTACCCGGTTTGTCTATTTCAATTACTTATCCGATTGTTCAAAGTGTATTTCAAACCGGATTTAATTTTAGTGTAGCAATTTGGGACGAATTTTGCGAAAAAGGCAAACAGATTCAATTACCACAATTCAAAGGATTAAAAGAGCCAACTATTAAAAACACGACCTGTGAATCTTGCACAGATGGTGGTATCACTATCTTACTGGACAATCAGGCCGATTGTCTGATGTGTACAGCCGGAAGTACCAAAGTTTTTAAAGTAACGGATTT
- a CDS encoding TlpA family protein disulfide reductase, protein MISLFHIHLSKGQELYTIIDSVNARISDYVSFSYEIKVENVKDSNTILLDTGKLIVNNTQGKYDDFLYISHHRKDTFCFVKDTLLRIKSGKIKKDYSPNDLQVRLGTTQMFFRCFSGSFRNETKLINPKRWDSLSLDSTDAQFYYLTLHDTMIEYDVIRKTTANVLIDKNNFHISKYYYQFESRGDFFINVFTFSNWTSSPKMDDDVNSIFEKMLKISNSPEYLSKYPTRKMMMDKNKTLSLDDVSMIDSLDVNYRIGDIDKRYVVLYFWFEGCIHCKNVGPVIEKFYKMNKRQDITYLGVDTMSKNKKSLLKAIERNHYDFPNYRYNEGVKDLTVNGAPMVKIYDNVQNKILEQLLGGNPEYESKFSKLIDSLPIWD, encoded by the coding sequence TTGATTTCATTATTTCATATTCATTTATCCAAGGGTCAGGAACTTTATACGATTATTGATAGTGTCAATGCAAGAATTAGTGACTATGTTTCCTTTAGTTATGAAATTAAGGTAGAAAATGTTAAAGATTCAAATACAATACTTCTTGACACAGGTAAATTGATTGTCAATAACACACAAGGTAAATATGATGATTTCTTATATATAAGTCACCACCGGAAAGATACCTTTTGTTTTGTAAAAGATACCCTTCTGAGGATAAAATCAGGTAAAATAAAAAAAGACTATAGTCCGAATGATTTGCAGGTTAGGCTTGGTACGACACAGATGTTTTTTCGATGTTTTAGCGGATCATTCAGAAATGAAACAAAACTCATTAACCCTAAAAGATGGGATAGTTTGAGTCTGGATTCGACAGATGCACAATTTTACTATTTGACACTACATGACACGATGATTGAGTATGATGTTATTCGAAAGACCACGGCAAATGTCCTGATTGATAAAAATAATTTTCACATTAGTAAGTACTATTATCAGTTTGAATCGAGAGGTGATTTCTTTATTAATGTATTCACATTTAGCAATTGGACTTCATCTCCCAAAATGGATGATGATGTTAATTCTATTTTTGAAAAAATGTTAAAAATATCCAATAGCCCTGAATATCTATCAAAATATCCCACAAGAAAAATGATGATGGATAAAAATAAAACATTATCATTGGACGATGTGTCTATGATCGATAGTCTTGATGTCAATTATCGGATCGGGGATATCGATAAAAGATACGTAGTGTTGTATTTTTGGTTTGAAGGTTGCATACATTGCAAAAATGTAGGTCCTGTTATTGAAAAATTTTACAAAATGAATAAGAGGCAAGATATAACATACCTTGGGGTAGACACGATGTCTAAAAACAAAAAGTCATTATTAAAAGCTATTGAAAGAAATCACTACGATTTTCCTAATTACAGATACAACGAAGGAGTGAAAGATTTGACCGTTAATGGCGCTCCTATGGTTAAAATTTATGACAATGTGCAAAACAAGATTTTAGAACAATTATTAGGTGGAAATCCGGAATATGAGTCAAAATTTTCAAAACTGATTGATAGTCTTCCTATTTGGGATTAA
- a CDS encoding T9SS type A sorting domain-containing protein, whose protein sequence is MKRFLLMVMTVLLFNITSDAQRYLTETFDEVQVTSTAYGFNYTVLLVPQIGRTFRQPLATDVYRPVGDTETKRPLIIYFPTGNFLPFPQNTSVSGTIKDSTSVEFATRLTKMGYVVAIADYRKGWNPVATTQEARVNTLINAAYRGVQDARTAIRFFKAQADAFGIDTTRIAIWGQGTGGYITLATATLDSYSKVFSTTNPAFKFIGSNQLPFVIERFPLPGGGFWYINADIEGKITGRVPPNQDGTPNPGPPPTGDTLNEPNWVNHSSDFKLAIQMGGALGDISWLDENSKNIISIQAPYDPFAPYEDGVLFVQIPGGQLPVVQVQGGLLVQRKLRQLGFQEEYENIKPEYDPIGQAIKGKQDGLVNLFPIYGTAANIPGDSSPWDFWSPDNVNNANGLLSNPDMSPEKARRYIDSIITFVAPRACIGLDLPCKELVVSSVKDLTDTDVQLNMSPNPAATFVNISVNETTPIKSISVFDITGRNMRTFSNINQSTYQLQRGDLKDGIYIIQMSFEKGVLSKKVIFD, encoded by the coding sequence ATGAAAAGATTTTTACTTATGGTTATGACCGTATTGTTGTTTAACATCACTTCCGATGCGCAACGATATCTTACAGAAACATTCGACGAAGTACAGGTTACTTCCACAGCTTATGGCTTTAATTACACCGTATTACTAGTACCTCAGATAGGTAGAACATTTCGCCAGCCACTTGCTACAGATGTTTATAGACCCGTAGGAGATACTGAGACTAAAAGGCCATTGATTATTTATTTTCCTACCGGCAACTTTCTTCCGTTCCCACAAAACACCAGTGTAAGCGGAACCATTAAAGACAGTACCAGTGTGGAATTTGCAACCAGACTTACGAAAATGGGTTACGTGGTGGCGATTGCTGATTACCGAAAAGGCTGGAATCCGGTTGCTACAACGCAGGAGGCAAGAGTAAATACTCTTATCAACGCTGCCTACAGAGGTGTGCAGGATGCAAGAACAGCAATCAGATTTTTTAAAGCGCAGGCAGATGCGTTTGGAATTGACACTACCCGTATTGCAATCTGGGGTCAGGGAACAGGTGGATATATTACCTTAGCAACAGCTACTTTAGATAGCTATAGCAAGGTATTTAGCACTACCAATCCTGCTTTCAAATTTATCGGTTCCAATCAGCTTCCTTTTGTTATTGAGCGATTTCCATTACCGGGAGGTGGATTCTGGTATATCAATGCTGATATTGAAGGAAAAATTACAGGTAGAGTACCGCCTAATCAAGATGGAACACCCAATCCTGGCCCACCACCAACAGGGGACACTTTAAATGAGCCAAATTGGGTAAATCATAGTTCTGATTTCAAATTAGCTATTCAGATGGGGGGAGCTCTAGGTGATATTAGTTGGTTGGATGAAAATTCAAAGAATATTATTTCCATTCAGGCACCTTATGACCCTTTTGCTCCATATGAAGATGGTGTTCTGTTTGTTCAGATTCCAGGTGGACAATTACCCGTGGTTCAGGTACAGGGGGGACTTTTAGTTCAAAGAAAATTGAGACAATTGGGATTCCAGGAAGAGTACGAAAATATCAAACCTGAATATGATCCAATCGGGCAAGCAATCAAAGGAAAGCAAGATGGTTTAGTTAACCTGTTTCCAATATATGGTACTGCTGCAAATATTCCCGGTGATTCATCTCCATGGGATTTCTGGTCACCTGATAATGTAAATAATGCCAATGGCTTACTAAGTAATCCCGACATGTCTCCTGAAAAAGCAAGAAGGTATATTGACTCTATTATCACATTTGTTGCACCAAGAGCTTGTATAGGACTGGATTTACCTTGTAAAGAATTAGTGGTATCATCTGTAAAAGATTTGACAGACACTGATGTACAGTTGAATATGTCACCCAATCCGGCTGCGACTTTCGTGAATATTTCAGTAAATGAAACAACTCCAATCAAAAGCATTTCAGTATTTGACATTACAGGAAGGAATATGAGAACATTCTCAAATATCAATCAAAGTACATACCAATTACAAAGAGGTGACCTTAAAGATGGAATATATATCATCCAAATGAGTTTTGAAAAAGGTGTTTTAAGCAAAAAAGTCATATTTGATTAA
- a CDS encoding TonB-dependent receptor, translated as MKVICCSLFFLISCFACKNTVYAQVTLKGKVSDQRNGEALIGASVVLQTNTDIGTTTDYDGTFELKVNSLPTNLLVSYIGYTELVYEVTTASDKINIKLFEDAITIDLGVEIKGQRIDTKQKESPLTVESLDAIAIKQTASNDFYSGLGALKGVDLTTASIGFTIINTRGFNSTSPVRSLQIIDGVDNQSPGLNFSLGNFLGSPELDIQKVDLVVGASSAFYGPNAFNGVISMETKNPFYNKGLSVSVKAGERELFETAFRYADVIKNKNGHDFLAFKANLFFMKAYDWVADNYDPVSGSRSAADNPGRFDKVNSYGDEYKVIFDESRTALFRPQAGMGIYHRRGYDEIDIVDYNTKNFKSNIGLHLRLFPSMKEESPELIYGFNIGNGTTVYQGDNRFSLKNITFYQNKIEFKKRNKYFIRAYNTQEDAGDSYDPYFTALLMQQRAKDDVNWYSDYLFHWESNATPDMRENGYPQLTFDPNTFTFNFDSLQAKSWLVSNRDKLVEYHDNALNYANTHTVAGKTFEFYEPGTDRFNQLFKEITTKKSNKRDINSGTRFFDKSALYHVHGEYKFEPSFTDAIVVGANGRLYTPNSEGTIFYDTADVKITNHEFGMYTGIEKKFSDNKFKFNATIRADKNVNFDWLFSPAASLVYTPSNNNYFRLSFSSAIRNPTLTDQYLFLNVGPAILSGNLEGKQNLITVESFIDYLNTFDKNRLSYYNIEGVRPEKVKSIELGYRTTLFNNTFVDASYYYSRYDDFLGFVIGVDSEFDEVVGLPRNTQVYRYAANSFNTVTTQGFSLGLNYYFQKYYMLAGNYSWNTLNKLDVDDPIIPAFNTPEHKYNVSISGRDIVIKMGGTKIQNLGFNVNYRWVASFIFEGSPQFTGVIPAYGLIDAQVNYGIPKIKLTIKTGASNILNNKVFQTYGGPRIGRMAYISLLYDFKKN; from the coding sequence ATGAAGGTAATTTGTTGTTCTCTTTTCTTTTTGATAAGCTGTTTTGCTTGCAAGAATACCGTTTATGCACAAGTGACATTAAAAGGAAAAGTCAGTGACCAGAGAAATGGGGAGGCCTTGATTGGTGCAAGTGTTGTGTTACAGACGAATACAGATATTGGCACTACAACCGATTACGACGGAACTTTTGAATTAAAAGTAAATTCCCTTCCCACTAATTTATTGGTAAGTTACATCGGATATACTGAATTAGTGTATGAAGTAACCACTGCATCAGATAAGATAAATATTAAACTTTTCGAAGATGCCATCACCATTGATTTGGGTGTAGAAATTAAAGGACAGAGAATAGACACCAAACAAAAAGAATCTCCACTGACAGTCGAATCATTAGATGCCATTGCCATCAAACAAACAGCTTCCAATGATTTTTATAGTGGTTTAGGTGCTTTAAAAGGAGTGGATCTGACTACAGCAAGTATCGGATTTACCATTATAAATACAAGAGGATTTAATAGTACAAGTCCTGTCAGATCACTACAGATTATTGATGGAGTCGATAATCAGTCACCGGGCCTCAACTTTTCTTTAGGGAATTTTCTTGGTTCCCCGGAATTGGATATCCAGAAGGTGGATTTAGTGGTTGGAGCAAGTTCCGCTTTTTATGGTCCGAATGCTTTTAATGGCGTCATCAGTATGGAGACGAAAAATCCATTTTATAATAAAGGTCTCTCTGTTTCTGTCAAAGCAGGAGAAAGAGAGCTTTTTGAAACGGCGTTCAGATATGCAGATGTCATAAAAAATAAAAATGGACATGATTTTCTTGCATTTAAAGCAAATTTGTTTTTCATGAAAGCCTATGATTGGGTTGCTGATAATTATGATCCCGTGTCGGGCTCCAGATCCGCTGCAGATAATCCGGGAAGGTTTGATAAAGTCAATTCTTATGGAGATGAGTACAAGGTAATATTTGATGAATCCAGAACAGCATTATTCAGACCACAGGCAGGAATGGGTATTTATCACAGAAGAGGATATGATGAAATTGATATTGTTGATTATAATACTAAAAATTTCAAATCAAATATTGGTCTTCATTTGAGGTTATTTCCATCGATGAAGGAAGAGTCCCCCGAGTTGATTTATGGATTTAATATAGGAAACGGTACAACTGTGTATCAGGGAGATAACAGATTCAGTCTCAAAAACATAACATTTTATCAAAACAAAATCGAATTTAAAAAGAGAAATAAATACTTCATTCGGGCATACAATACGCAGGAAGACGCAGGCGACTCATATGACCCTTATTTTACGGCACTTTTAATGCAACAAAGAGCAAAAGATGATGTCAACTGGTACAGTGATTACCTTTTTCACTGGGAATCCAATGCAACTCCTGACATGCGTGAAAACGGATATCCGCAGCTTACGTTTGATCCGAATACTTTTACTTTCAATTTTGATTCTCTCCAGGCTAAATCATGGTTAGTTTCAAACCGGGACAAACTGGTTGAATATCATGATAATGCATTAAATTATGCTAACACGCACACAGTAGCAGGTAAAACATTTGAATTTTATGAGCCTGGAACTGACAGATTTAATCAACTTTTTAAAGAGATTACAACAAAAAAATCAAATAAGAGAGACATAAATAGTGGAACCAGATTTTTTGACAAATCAGCTCTGTATCATGTTCATGGAGAATATAAGTTTGAACCGTCCTTTACGGATGCTATTGTAGTCGGTGCAAACGGAAGATTATATACACCTAATTCTGAAGGAACGATATTTTACGATACAGCCGATGTTAAAATTACCAATCATGAATTTGGAATGTACACAGGCATAGAGAAGAAATTTTCAGATAATAAATTTAAATTCAATGCCACAATCAGAGCAGATAAAAATGTAAATTTTGACTGGTTATTCTCTCCGGCAGCATCCCTTGTTTATACGCCAAGTAATAATAATTATTTCAGATTATCTTTCTCGTCCGCAATTCGAAATCCCACTTTGACAGATCAGTATTTATTTCTAAATGTTGGCCCTGCTATATTATCCGGAAACCTTGAAGGCAAACAAAATCTGATCACGGTAGAATCTTTTATAGACTATCTGAATACTTTTGACAAAAACAGATTGAGTTATTACAACATTGAAGGCGTAAGGCCTGAAAAAGTAAAATCAATTGAATTAGGCTACAGAACTACATTATTTAACAACACTTTTGTAGATGCAAGCTATTATTACAGCAGATACGATGACTTTTTGGGTTTTGTTATTGGTGTGGACAGCGAATTTGATGAAGTGGTAGGTTTACCCCGAAATACTCAGGTTTACAGATATGCTGCCAATTCCTTTAATACTGTAACTACACAGGGGTTTTCACTTGGATTAAATTATTATTTCCAAAAATATTATATGCTGGCAGGAAACTATTCCTGGAATACTTTAAACAAATTAGATGTTGACGATCCGATAATCCCTGCTTTTAATACTCCTGAGCACAAATACAATGTATCCATTTCAGGTCGTGACATCGTCATAAAAATGGGTGGAACTAAAATTCAGAATCTCGGATTTAATGTCAATTACAGATGGGTTGCATCATTTATTTTTGAGGGTTCTCCGCAGTTTACAGGTGTTATTCCTGCATATGGTCTCATCGATGCACAAGTGAACTATGGTATTCCTAAAATCAAACTAACCATCAAAACAGGAGCTTCAAATATTTTAAACAACAAGGTCTTCCAAACTTACGGAGGCCCCAGAATCGGAAGGATGGCTTATATTTCTTTATTATATGATTTCAAAAAGAATTAA